In Streptomyces nojiriensis, one genomic interval encodes:
- a CDS encoding cupin domain-containing protein, producing MGGQLTMTARPGGACAAPTATGREIVIPPGGCTGWHFHRVRLDAVVIAGTLTRVLHDRTVEVHTAGTTFVEPAGIGHIHLGHNLGTEPVVLHVTPALPVGTPFAIPTPAPAGATQAACRSHKPSYLSADPVEAS from the coding sequence ATGGGTGGGCAGCTGACGATGACGGCACGGCCGGGCGGAGCATGCGCCGCCCCGACCGCGACTGGCCGGGAGATAGTCATACCGCCGGGCGGCTGCACCGGCTGGCACTTCCACCGGGTCAGACTCGACGCGGTGGTCATAGCCGGGACCCTGACCCGGGTCCTGCACGACCGCACCGTCGAGGTGCACACGGCCGGGACCACCTTCGTGGAGCCCGCCGGCATAGGCCACATCCACCTGGGCCACAACCTCGGCACCGAGCCGGTCGTGCTCCACGTGACCCCCGCGCTCCCGGTGGGGACGCCCTTCGCGATACCCACCCCGGCACCGGCCGGGGCCACGCAGGCGGCCTGCCGCTCACACAAGCCGTCGTATCTCTCCGCGGACCCGGTAGAAGCCTCCTGA